Proteins from a genomic interval of Rhodospirillaceae bacterium:
- a CDS encoding ComF family protein, producing MIPARCLHCRVMVTADYSLCGSCFCQLVFLEGRQCKRCGRPFVDKEGQIGQQICGACILNPPLYQQTRSAILYDQHSKKLILSFKHYDRIDFVQLFAKWLTRAGKDIIPFTDVIIPVPLHWRRLMARQYNQAGLLAAAVSQQSNRPLLLRGLHRKRATLSQGKMTARQRRLNVQRVFVVPKKYDPSIAQKNILLIDDVMTTGATVAACTKALLQAGARSVYVLVLARVG from the coding sequence TTGATCCCCGCGCGCTGCCTGCACTGCCGGGTGATGGTGACGGCGGATTATTCCCTATGCGGCTCTTGTTTCTGTCAATTGGTTTTTCTGGAGGGGCGCCAATGTAAGCGTTGCGGCAGACCCTTTGTCGATAAAGAGGGTCAAATTGGCCAACAGATATGTGGTGCTTGCATCCTAAACCCGCCCCTGTATCAACAAACCCGCAGTGCTATTCTATATGATCAGCACAGCAAAAAATTAATCTTATCTTTTAAACATTATGACCGCATTGATTTTGTCCAATTATTTGCCAAATGGCTGACACGAGCTGGGAAAGATATCATACCCTTTACGGATGTGATTATCCCGGTTCCTCTGCATTGGCGGCGATTAATGGCCAGACAATATAACCAGGCGGGATTGTTGGCGGCCGCGGTTAGCCAGCAAAGTAACCGCCCCCTGCTATTGCGTGGATTACACCGCAAACGTGCCACCCTCAGCCAAGGAAAAATGACCGCTCGGCAACGGCGGTTGAATGTCCAGCGTGTTTTTGTCGTGCCAAAAAAATATGATCCAAGCATTGCCCAAAAAAATATTTTATTGATTGATGATGTGATGACCACGGGCGCTACGGTCGCCGCCTGTACCAAAGCCTTATTGCAGGCAGGTGCGAGATCCGTCTATGTATTGGTGTTAGCCAGGGTTGGATAA
- a CDS encoding anhydro-N-acetylmuramic acid kinase: MWVEPSYVIGLMSGTSCDGVDAALLLTDGETHLKSCGGMAHSYPIAFQKGLRQIMGRRQMTKEIAAIERRLTDYHIQIVQDLLKKHSLHSSQIRLIGFHGQTIAHHPREGFTWQIGDASLLATRTQIDVVHNFREQDVVKGGQGAPLVPIYHAALTASLPKPLVVVNIGGVANVTWVGHQAEDLLAFDTGPGNGLINDWCLEKTGIPLDQDGRLASKGTPALSHIQQMLRHPYFLQKPPKSLDRLSLSIQALEGLSIEDGAATLTDFTALTIARAAMFFPGPPKSWLIAGGGRHNPALMARLRQHLSGKMMAVDELGWAGDLLEAEAFAYLAARSVRRLPLSYPGTTGVPYPLSGGELVSWRRNT; this comes from the coding sequence ATGTGGGTTGAACCAAGTTATGTGATTGGGCTGATGAGCGGAACCAGCTGTGATGGCGTGGATGCAGCCTTGCTTTTGACAGATGGCGAGACGCATCTCAAATCCTGTGGAGGTATGGCACACTCCTATCCGATTGCTTTCCAAAAAGGCTTGCGCCAAATCATGGGTCGACGGCAAATGACTAAAGAAATTGCCGCAATCGAAAGGCGTTTAACCGATTACCACATCCAAATTGTCCAAGACCTTTTAAAAAAACATTCTTTACACTCTTCCCAAATCCGTTTGATTGGTTTTCATGGCCAGACCATTGCCCACCATCCGCGGGAGGGATTTACTTGGCAAATCGGCGATGCTTCTTTATTGGCCACTCGTACGCAAATCGATGTGGTTCATAATTTTCGCGAGCAGGATGTGGTGAAAGGCGGGCAGGGGGCGCCCCTAGTGCCTATTTATCATGCGGCGTTAACGGCATCTTTGCCAAAACCATTGGTGGTGGTCAATATCGGCGGTGTTGCAAACGTTACTTGGGTTGGCCATCAAGCAGAAGATCTTTTAGCTTTCGATACGGGGCCTGGGAATGGCCTGATTAATGATTGGTGTTTAGAGAAAACAGGTATTCCCTTAGACCAAGATGGCAGGTTGGCTAGCAAGGGTACTCCTGCTCTCAGCCATATACAACAAATGTTAAGGCATCCTTATTTTTTGCAAAAACCTCCGAAATCTCTGGATCGCTTAAGTTTATCCATCCAGGCATTAGAGGGGTTGTCAATCGAGGATGGGGCGGCCACCTTAACGGATTTTACCGCCCTTACCATTGCCCGCGCGGCAATGTTTTTCCCAGGGCCACCAAAATCTTGGCTGATAGCGGGCGGCGGGCGTCACAATCCCGCGCTGATGGCAAGATTACGGCAGCATTTATCTGGTAAAATGATGGCGGTGGATGAATTGGGATGGGCCGGTGATTTGTTAGAGGCTGAGGCTTTTGCCTATTTGGCGGCAAGATCGGTGCGGAGACTACCCCTAAGTTATCCTGGCACTACAGGCGTTCCTTATCCGTTATCAGGTGGGGAATTGGTATCGTGGAGAAGGAATACATGA
- a CDS encoding tyrosine--tRNA ligase, with translation MGQIKSPFLNVLQERGYIHQATDLEGLDQRLCTSMVSAYMGFDATSNSLHIGNLVGIMMLRHLQHFGHRPVVLLGGGTTKIGDPSGKDESRKLLSATDIQHNIGQISKIFYQFLEVGSQKNQAAIVNNAEWLDPLSYIDFLRDFGRHFSINRMLSFDSVRLRLEREQTLSFLEFNYMILQAYDFLHLSRHQNCLLQLGGSDQWGNIISGIELARRVDNRELFGLCNPLITNSSGAKMGKTVSGAIWLDKTKLTPYDYWQYWRNCSDQDVGRFLKLFTELPMDEIKRLEALQGSELNEAKIILADATTSLAHGKDEAKKAALSAKKTFEQGGLGEELPALVISSKELQQGIALYDLLRRAGMAASNSEARRLIKAGGARLNDQPITDDLYMVNWQDYQHQQVIKISAGRKRHTIVKLDHIPK, from the coding sequence ATGGGCCAGATTAAATCACCCTTCCTTAACGTCCTTCAGGAACGGGGCTATATCCACCAAGCCACAGATTTGGAAGGGCTGGATCAGCGTTTATGCACAAGCATGGTCAGTGCCTATATGGGATTTGATGCCACTAGTAACAGCCTACATATTGGCAATTTAGTAGGTATTATGATGTTACGACATTTGCAACATTTTGGGCACCGTCCGGTGGTTTTATTAGGGGGCGGCACCACTAAAATAGGTGATCCGTCCGGCAAAGATGAAAGCCGTAAGCTGCTTTCCGCAACGGATATCCAACATAATATTGGGCAGATCAGCAAAATCTTTTATCAGTTTTTGGAGGTCGGCAGTCAAAAAAACCAAGCCGCAATCGTTAACAATGCAGAATGGCTAGATCCCTTGAGCTATATCGATTTCCTTAGGGATTTTGGTCGCCATTTTTCGATTAACCGTATGCTATCTTTCGATTCGGTGCGCTTGCGCCTGGAACGGGAACAAACCCTTAGTTTCCTTGAATTTAACTATATGATTCTACAAGCCTATGATTTTTTACATTTGTCCCGGCATCAGAATTGTCTATTGCAGTTGGGTGGTTCAGACCAATGGGGCAATATCATCAGCGGTATTGAACTGGCAAGACGGGTGGACAACCGCGAACTTTTTGGCCTTTGTAACCCCCTGATCACCAATTCTTCCGGCGCTAAAATGGGTAAAACCGTCAGCGGCGCCATATGGCTGGATAAAACAAAATTAACTCCTTACGATTACTGGCAATATTGGCGGAATTGCAGTGACCAGGATGTCGGTCGCTTTTTAAAGCTTTTTACCGAACTTCCTATGGATGAGATCAAGCGATTGGAGGCATTGCAAGGTTCGGAATTAAATGAAGCCAAAATTATTCTTGCGGATGCCACAACCTCCCTGGCTCATGGCAAGGATGAGGCTAAAAAAGCTGCCCTAAGTGCAAAAAAGACTTTTGAGCAAGGTGGGTTAGGGGAAGAACTGCCTGCACTGGTCATTTCAAGCAAAGAACTGCAACAAGGGATTGCCCTTTATGATTTGTTGCGGCGTGCAGGAATGGCCGCCAGTAACAGTGAAGCTCGCCGTTTGATTAAAGCCGGGGGGGCACGCCTCAATGATCAACCGATTACCGATGATTTGTATATGGTCAATTGGCAGGATTACCAGCATCAGCAAGTGATCAAGATTTCTGCAGGTCGCAAACGCCATACCATTGTCAAATTGGATCATATCCCCAAATAA
- a CDS encoding AsmA-like C-terminal domain-containing protein: MLLTRIGKVFRSILTFALSTLLIVVGAVAWRLSTGERINTDFLGPYIRELLGSSEQQVDIRIGQIQAGWDVKAGGRLLVQASETKIYGRNGKLLGIIPDFSLEIAAKSFFYGVMGPEKVVFKQPKLFLYRHRDGSIDLGEAPAAASHEEKGVSGVIGKFIRQLLAPPDYRNPTGFLRYVEAIEAEVAIFDENTQEWWNIPKADIVIERFTDGLQGHLSAEMQYHSQKSLFDLTFTYHKKNQQIEMVGQIKEMPVQFLGSFDEKIDFFQQTSLLVSGWIKLSLNLQGKAEKGVFNIALSPGTIKIPSDPTQQEIFVEYGSVVGELMDRGNKLIISSFQLATTEGMVEGMIELDGLRKANNPSRVIQVQAELSLQDVSLSSVIRFWPSKIFPNVRPWVTKNVHSGHIDSLDFQTNLEIPMTHVEGSQLKFLEGKAQASKLLINYMPNLPLLQAETAVAHFDSQSLQIDFFNGISDTNRLSAGNVLITGLSKLDQMIKIDVIVDASLSKVLLLLQALMPDTTLKTLTSSSLTSGDVRGHLHIEFPLIKNLTWKNVEVSAETHLEKVVINNIIPGIHLKDGQFRLQVKSSHVALEGKGQIDQQVVQLTWQKDFNIPSSSEEITAKFDVSTTTLKRWLHLPVAAMSGSQIPIQLYLNKAPTGIVKIELRSNLQNIGIFATLTQPLKQAGVKTDLLIRATLQPGKLLTIEELLLQGQPIQIQAKGNFTLNASSFSTGVIAFSKFKVGITNLPSLQLEFGPKETVIVMKGGQIDTAQLLQISEAFAGSDILSLKNQNIRLLNEQPIGLLFGPDRQLVNAYINLSYAGQHWRVLSVEAGMGRTKKVSFRYGPGQSTGDASYMLDIFTDDAGELLRIIKGVEGMKGGNLRVKALSVTNGGQDKLQGKISIDRFTLDPKVTFGPSSSSILQAFAGAEGIIMTRFSGQFDLSDGRMTISNLRTNGATLGVTAEGWVDMRQSQINIRGDFVPFYAINGVLSDIPIIGHILTGGPGKGIFAAKYSVQGPLDKPSIQFSALSALAPGFLRELFSANEP, from the coding sequence TTGTTGCTAACTCGAATTGGCAAAGTTTTTCGGTCAATTTTAACATTCGCACTCAGTACTTTGCTGATTGTGGTGGGGGCTGTGGCCTGGCGTTTGTCAACAGGCGAACGGATCAATACGGACTTCCTTGGCCCCTATATCCGAGAATTATTGGGTTCTAGTGAGCAGCAAGTTGACATTAGGATTGGCCAAATCCAAGCGGGATGGGACGTTAAGGCGGGCGGGAGGTTGTTGGTTCAGGCATCGGAGACAAAAATTTATGGCCGCAACGGGAAATTATTGGGAATCATTCCTGATTTTTCGTTAGAGATTGCGGCCAAAAGTTTTTTTTACGGGGTGATGGGACCTGAAAAAGTTGTTTTCAAACAACCGAAATTATTCTTATACCGGCACAGGGATGGATCAATCGATTTAGGCGAGGCGCCCGCTGCCGCGAGTCATGAAGAAAAGGGTGTTTCAGGGGTGATTGGCAAATTCATCCGGCAGTTATTAGCGCCGCCCGATTATCGCAACCCAACCGGATTTTTAAGGTATGTGGAAGCAATTGAAGCAGAGGTCGCAATTTTTGACGAAAATACCCAAGAATGGTGGAATATCCCTAAGGCAGATATTGTTATTGAACGGTTTACAGATGGCCTTCAAGGGCATTTGTCTGCAGAAATGCAGTATCACAGCCAAAAAAGCCTTTTTGATTTAACCTTTACGTACCATAAAAAGAACCAGCAAATAGAAATGGTTGGTCAAATTAAAGAAATGCCCGTGCAATTCTTAGGTAGCTTTGATGAAAAAATTGACTTTTTCCAACAGACCAGTCTTTTGGTTAGCGGCTGGATTAAATTATCACTTAATTTGCAAGGTAAGGCAGAAAAAGGTGTTTTTAATATTGCTTTATCCCCCGGTACCATCAAAATTCCCTCAGATCCTACCCAACAAGAAATATTTGTCGAATATGGTTCTGTCGTGGGTGAGCTGATGGATCGGGGGAATAAGCTGATTATTTCGTCTTTCCAATTAGCTACCACCGAGGGAATGGTTGAAGGGATGATAGAACTGGACGGCCTGCGTAAAGCTAATAACCCCTCCCGGGTTATTCAAGTCCAGGCTGAATTGTCTCTGCAAGACGTTTCTCTATCCTCCGTCATCAGGTTTTGGCCCTCAAAGATTTTTCCGAATGTGCGGCCATGGGTGACAAAAAATGTTCATAGCGGCCATATTGATTCGCTAGATTTTCAAACCAATTTGGAAATTCCCATGACTCATGTGGAAGGCAGTCAATTAAAGTTTTTGGAAGGAAAGGCCCAAGCCAGCAAATTATTAATCAATTATATGCCGAATTTGCCGTTGCTGCAGGCCGAAACAGCTGTTGCCCATTTTGACAGCCAATCTTTGCAGATTGATTTCTTTAATGGCATCAGTGATACCAACCGCCTGAGCGCCGGGAATGTATTAATAACAGGTTTATCAAAGCTTGATCAGATGATAAAGATTGACGTGATTGTCGATGCATCCTTGTCCAAAGTGCTGCTGTTGCTGCAGGCCCTTATGCCAGATACAACGCTTAAGACACTGACCAGTAGTTCTTTAACCAGTGGCGATGTCCGTGGTCATTTGCATATAGAGTTTCCTCTCATTAAAAATTTGACATGGAAAAACGTCGAAGTCTCGGCCGAAACGCACCTGGAGAAGGTGGTTATCAATAATATTATTCCTGGCATCCATTTAAAAGATGGCCAATTTCGTCTGCAAGTGAAATCCAGCCATGTGGCCTTGGAAGGAAAGGGCCAAATCGATCAACAAGTTGTTCAGCTAACCTGGCAAAAAGATTTCAATATCCCTTCTTCCTCAGAAGAGATAACAGCAAAATTTGATGTATCAACCACAACTTTAAAGCGATGGTTACATCTGCCCGTTGCAGCGATGAGCGGGTCTCAGATACCTATCCAACTGTATTTAAATAAAGCACCTACTGGGATTGTGAAAATAGAATTGCGTTCCAATCTGCAGAATATTGGGATTTTTGCAACTTTAACCCAACCGCTTAAACAAGCGGGCGTGAAAACGGACTTGCTAATCAGAGCTACTCTGCAACCAGGTAAATTATTAACAATTGAAGAATTACTGCTGCAAGGACAGCCCATCCAAATCCAGGCAAAAGGCAATTTTACTTTAAATGCCTCTTCCTTCTCCACGGGGGTTATTGCTTTTTCAAAGTTTAAGGTGGGGATAACTAATTTACCATCGTTGCAACTAGAATTCGGGCCAAAAGAAACTGTTATAGTCATGAAAGGTGGTCAAATTGATACGGCGCAACTTCTTCAAATAAGTGAAGCGTTTGCAGGAAGCGACATCCTTTCCTTAAAAAATCAAAACATCCGCCTTTTGAATGAACAGCCGATTGGGTTACTGTTCGGGCCTGACCGCCAGCTCGTGAATGCTTACATCAATTTATCCTATGCTGGTCAGCATTGGCGTGTTCTGTCCGTTGAGGCTGGCATGGGGCGGACAAAAAAGGTGTCTTTCCGGTACGGGCCGGGGCAAAGCACAGGGGATGCTTCTTATATGTTGGATATATTTACTGACGATGCCGGTGAATTATTAAGGATTATAAAGGGTGTGGAGGGAATGAAGGGGGGTAATTTACGGGTTAAGGCGTTGAGTGTTACGAATGGTGGTCAAGACAAATTACAAGGCAAAATTTCTATTGACCGGTTTACGCTAGATCCTAAGGTGACCTTTGGTCCAAGTTCATCTTCCATATTACAAGCATTTGCGGGAGCGGAAGGGATCATCATGACCAGATTTTCCGGTCAATTCGATTTAAGCGACGGAAGAATGACGATCAGCAATCTGCGCACCAATGGTGCAACGCTTGGGGTGACAGCGGAAGGATGGGTCGATATGAGGCAAAGCCAAATCAACATCCGCGGCGATTTTGTGCCTTTCTATGCGATCAACGGCGTTCTGAGCGATATTCCTATTATTGGGCATATCTTAACCGGCGGTCCTGGAAAAGGAATTTTTGCGGCCAAATATAGTGTCCAAGGGCCTTTAGATAAACCATCTATTCAATTCTCAGCTTTAAGTGCGCTAGCGCCAGGATTTCTAAGAGAACTATTCAGTGCTAACGAACCCTAA
- the bcp gene encoding thioredoxin-dependent thiol peroxidase has translation MPLQVGDNAPDFTLGTDDNLQITLSKLRGKKIILYFYPKDDTPGCTQQACDFRDKLPDFHKTSTVVLGVSKDDATSHGKFKKKFSLNFALLADTEGKVCDAYGVMAEKSMYGKTYLGIERTTFLINEKGKISKIWHKVKVPGHIEEVLQLTKI, from the coding sequence ATGCCTTTACAAGTTGGTGATAATGCCCCCGATTTTACTTTGGGAACCGATGACAACCTCCAAATTACCCTATCAAAATTGCGCGGCAAGAAGATTATACTTTATTTCTATCCGAAAGATGATACCCCCGGCTGCACCCAACAAGCCTGTGATTTTCGCGATAAACTACCCGATTTTCATAAAACTTCCACAGTGGTTTTGGGCGTTTCTAAAGATGATGCCACAAGTCACGGCAAGTTTAAAAAGAAATTCAGTCTGAATTTTGCCCTGCTTGCCGATACCGAAGGGAAAGTTTGTGATGCTTACGGGGTAATGGCAGAAAAATCGATGTATGGCAAAACTTATTTGGGAATCGAACGGACGACTTTCCTGATTAACGAAAAAGGGAAAATCAGCAAAATCTGGCATAAAGTGAAGGTGCCAGGCCATATTGAAGAAGTCCTGCAATTGACAAAAATCTAA
- the pgeF gene encoding peptidoglycan editing factor PgeF — translation MLIQNKTLDFPFLRHAFFTRQGGVSEGEYQSLNCRLSSTDKVENIRKNRAIALQKANMPENSLITLEQSHSATVILIENPPAAPIVADAMVTKTQGLTLGILTADCVPILLVEPKHHIIAAIHAGWRGACHGIIQNTLNLMQQQGGQSENIVAVIGPCIQQSSYEVGPEFPNNFTQSLVMVKPFLMRALRAGHYLFDLPAYVAACLKRTGIQKVQWEKRDTFNEDAYFFSYRRSFLRQQKAYGCQLSAICLL, via the coding sequence ATGTTGATCCAAAATAAAACGCTCGATTTCCCTTTTCTGCGTCATGCTTTTTTTACCCGGCAGGGGGGAGTCAGTGAGGGTGAATATCAATCGTTGAATTGCCGCTTAAGCTCGACTGACAAAGTGGAAAATATCCGCAAAAACCGGGCAATTGCGTTGCAAAAAGCCAACATGCCCGAAAATTCCTTGATCACCCTTGAGCAAAGTCACAGTGCTACAGTCATATTAATCGAGAATCCGCCTGCGGCACCAATCGTTGCTGATGCAATGGTCACGAAAACGCAGGGGCTAACTTTGGGCATCTTGACGGCTGATTGTGTACCGATTTTACTGGTAGAGCCCAAACATCACATTATTGCAGCTATTCACGCGGGTTGGCGGGGGGCATGTCACGGGATCATCCAAAATACGCTCAACTTAATGCAGCAGCAAGGTGGGCAAAGCGAAAATATAGTGGCGGTGATAGGCCCTTGCATTCAGCAATCAAGTTATGAGGTAGGACCCGAATTTCCAAACAACTTCACCCAATCTTTGGTAATGGTAAAACCTTTTTTGATGCGCGCTTTACGGGCAGGGCATTATTTATTTGATTTGCCAGCTTACGTGGCGGCCTGTCTTAAAAGGACAGGGATTCAAAAAGTCCAGTGGGAGAAGCGCGATACGTTTAACGAAGACGCGTATTTTTTTAGTTACCGCCGATCTTTTTTGCGCCAACAAAAAGCATATGGCTGCCAGTTATCCGCCATATGCTTGCTTTGA
- a CDS encoding SAM-dependent methyltransferase: protein MQICSFERQGYYRQKLPIGPGADFITAPEISQIFNEMIAFWLINSWQQMGEPFTFCLLELGAGRGTLLQDIWRVAKLRPSFQQALRIHIVETNQSLKNIQQQCLQGLPVTWHTHLPDLQGNPVLVVANEFFDVFPIHQFKKMPEGWLERMVSLNDRGELDWQFRQSEKSRMLMVDPYPLGTVLEYSTAATSYMKVLAQLVSRNNGVILVIDYGRNGSIGESFQAVRRHQAVDPLQLVGECDVTAWVDFSALAQAGIQQGMSVWGPLKQTVWLERMGFKLRMGNLLKRADPLQAETLKATADRLLSADQMGDAFKVAAFSNLAHFNPAGFIKEEKNVDPK, encoded by the coding sequence ATGCAGATCTGTTCATTTGAGCGCCAGGGATATTACCGCCAAAAACTGCCAATCGGCCCCGGCGCTGATTTCATCACGGCTCCAGAAATTAGCCAAATATTTAATGAAATGATTGCTTTTTGGCTGATTAATAGCTGGCAGCAAATGGGCGAACCTTTTACTTTCTGCCTGCTGGAGTTAGGGGCCGGACGTGGGACATTGCTCCAAGATATTTGGCGAGTTGCAAAATTACGGCCATCTTTTCAACAAGCCCTACGGATTCATATTGTTGAAACGAACCAATCCCTAAAAAATATCCAACAACAATGTTTGCAAGGTTTACCGGTAACATGGCATACCCACTTGCCGGACTTGCAAGGAAATCCTGTATTAGTTGTTGCTAACGAGTTTTTTGATGTTTTTCCCATCCATCAATTTAAAAAGATGCCCGAAGGTTGGTTGGAAAGAATGGTGTCATTAAATGATCGGGGAGAATTAGATTGGCAGTTTAGGCAGTCTGAAAAAAGCAGAATGCTGATGGTCGATCCTTATCCTCTAGGGACGGTATTAGAATACTCGACGGCGGCCACCAGCTATATGAAAGTTTTAGCACAATTGGTTAGCCGAAATAACGGGGTGATATTAGTTATTGATTATGGGCGGAATGGATCGATTGGAGAAAGTTTCCAGGCCGTTAGGCGTCATCAGGCTGTTGATCCGCTCCAGTTAGTGGGTGAGTGTGATGTCACAGCCTGGGTGGATTTTTCTGCCCTGGCTCAGGCAGGAATCCAACAGGGAATGTCGGTTTGGGGGCCTTTGAAGCAAACTGTTTGGTTAGAGCGGATGGGATTTAAACTCCGCATGGGAAATTTACTAAAAAGGGCGGATCCTCTTCAAGCAGAAACCCTTAAGGCAACGGCAGATCGATTGTTATCAGCTGATCAAATGGGGGATGCTTTTAAAGTGGCTGCTTTTAGCAACCTGGCCCATTTTAATCCGGCAGGATTTATCAAGGAAGAAAAAAATGTTGATCCAAAATAA
- a CDS encoding prolipoprotein diacylglyceryl transferase: MTYLLAFPNIDPVLLEFGPLVIRWYSLAYIIGILAGWRYGIYLISLPFSKLSKPQFENIVLWVTLGIILGGRLGYVLFYNFAYFRENPSDIFKLWRGGMSFHGGLIGVIIVTLIYARFQRLKSIYLFDILACAAPIGLFLGRMANFVNGELYGRVTDVSWGMIFPNGGGLPRHPSQLYEAFLEGIVLFLLLYLLVRATSFRLRGGLLSGIFIAGYALARFAVEFFREPDQQLGYFADILTMGQLLCIPMMVLGISLIIMASRQPLLLKHE; this comes from the coding sequence ATGACATATCTATTAGCTTTTCCCAATATTGACCCCGTTCTTTTAGAGTTTGGGCCTCTGGTTATCCGTTGGTACTCATTGGCTTATATCATCGGTATCTTAGCAGGTTGGCGATATGGGATTTATTTGATTTCCCTGCCGTTCAGCAAGCTTAGCAAGCCACAATTTGAAAATATTGTTTTGTGGGTAACGCTGGGGATCATCCTGGGGGGGCGGCTTGGATATGTATTGTTCTACAATTTCGCTTATTTTAGGGAAAATCCATCGGATATTTTTAAATTATGGCGAGGGGGAATGTCTTTCCACGGCGGATTGATAGGCGTGATTATTGTTACGTTGATATATGCCCGCTTCCAGCGCCTTAAAAGCATCTATTTATTTGATATTCTTGCCTGTGCTGCACCGATCGGTTTATTTCTGGGGCGCATGGCCAATTTTGTTAACGGGGAATTATATGGGCGGGTTACTGATGTGTCTTGGGGGATGATATTTCCAAATGGGGGCGGGCTGCCACGTCATCCCAGCCAACTATATGAAGCTTTTTTGGAAGGTATTGTCTTGTTTCTCCTATTATATTTGTTGGTTCGCGCCACGTCGTTTCGTTTGCGTGGAGGCCTCTTAAGCGGGATTTTTATTGCTGGATATGCGCTTGCTAGATTCGCTGTGGAATTTTTCCGTGAACCCGATCAGCAATTGGGGTATTTCGCTGATATATTAACGATGGGTCAGTTGTTGTGTATCCCAATGATGGTATTAGGTATCAGCTTGATCATTATGGCTAGCCGCCAACCTCTTTTGCTTAAACATGAATGA